From Hylaeus volcanicus isolate JK05 chromosome 2, UHH_iyHylVolc1.0_haploid, whole genome shotgun sequence, the proteins below share one genomic window:
- the LOC128885066 gene encoding endothelial differentiation-related factor 1 homolog, whose amino-acid sequence MSDWDTAPITLRKRPPKASVLKSEQAVNAARRQGFAVETQAKWGGGANRQHVTTKNTAKLDRETEELKHDKVPLDLGKLIQQGRQNKGLSQKDLATKVNEKAQVINDYEAGRGIPNQMVIGKIERVLGIKLRGKDRGKQLTAPGTKK is encoded by the exons ATGTCAGATTGGGATACCGCTCCTATCACTTTGCGTAAACGTCCCCCGAAGGCTTCCGTGCTTAAATCGGAACAG GCGGTGAATGCTGCACGTCGTCAAGGTTTTGCTGTCGAAACACAAGCGAAAT GGGGCGGTGGAGCGAATAGGCAACACGTAACAACTAAAAATACCGCCAAGCTAGACAGAGAGACCGAAGAGCTGAAACATGACAAAGTCCCACTCGACCTTggtaaattaattcaacaaGGACGACAAAATAAAGGATTGTCTCAGAAAGATCTTGCAACG AAAGTAAACGAGAAGGCACAGGTGATCAATGACTACGAGGCGGGCCGCGGAATTCCAAATCAAATGGTGATTGGGAAAATCGAGCGAGTGTTGGGAATAAAATTGCGTGGAAAGGACCGTGGTAAACAGTTAACAGCCCCCGGGACGAAAAAGTGA
- the LOC128885062 gene encoding phosphatidylserine lipase ABHD16A: MSLISTLWKCTFSPRLFKVYEITWNGRLVKKSYEPRTLERWGDQIVICFAAIWSISLYTIPLVATFFYQQRGSLTDNIYLLSKLAAGAGVILIASLAARGCSRANNPIYLKFLKTLNEANAHYSAETKEELHKYEFEFWAWPVDFKINDVEKDRPRDKLTLEKIATSNGRVKRQTSKEFIFTLPCKLISYVVAHTFAIKMIYPGSISIINWAFRSSHLKGRIELIEEGGERYKLLTADNNEIDTMLVDRRNKTTNGNTLVITCEGNLGFYETGIISTPLYKEYSVLGWNHPGFGSSTGLPYPLQEENAIDCVMRFAIDRLKFSEEQIILYGWSIGGYTATWAAMNYPSIQSLVLDATFDDILPLATTVMSSSLEGLVRNIIRDYFNLNIAEQLNRYNGPILLIRRTEDEVVCVPSNTLAGNRGNMLLNKLLLRRYPHLFLESPECGAFLTRLLSADVSTKKSIIETVNVDEQRCLELIAKDIEKNGGTIYYPSTLGQNCDSKMKQQLILFLVTMYMKDQPSTHCAPLATDLFNPGWNPASTVSIKQ, translated from the exons ATGTCGTTGATTAGTACACTATGGAAATGTACGTTTAGTCCTCGTCTTTTTAAAGTTTACGAAATAACATGGAACGGTCGATTGGTAAAA aaatcgTACGAGCCTAGAACTTTAGAACGATGGGGTGATCAAATCGTAATTTGC tttgcAGCAATTTGGTCGATAAGCTTATATACAATACCGTTAGTTGCTACCTTTTTCTATCAACAGAGGGGTAGTTTGACGGATAACATTTATCTCTTGAGTAAATTAGCTGCTGGTGCTggtgtaattttaattgcatcgcTGGCTGCACGCGGTTGCTCTAGAGCTAATAATCCgatctatttaaaattcctgAAGACACTGAACGAAGCAAACGCACATTATAGCGCGGAGACAAAGGAAGAACTTCACAAATATGAGTTCGAATTCTGGGCATGGCCTgtagattttaaaattaacgatgTAGAAAA aGATCGACCTCGTGATAAATTAACATTAGAAAAGATTGCAACTTCTAACGGTCGTGTCAAAAGGCAAACTagtaaagaatttatattcacattaccttgtaaattaatatcatacGTTGTAGCTCACACATTTGctattaaaatgatatatcCTGGGAGTATATCAATTATCAACTGGGCATTTC GCTCTTCGCATTTGAAAGGAAGAATAGAATTAATAGAGGAAGGTGGGGAAAGATACAAATTGTTAACTGCAGATAACAATGAAATTGATACTATGTTGGTTGATCGACGTAACAA AACAACAAATGGGAATACGCTAGTTATTACATGCGAAGGAAACTTAGGCTTTTACGAAACTGGAATTATATCGACTCCTTTGTATAAGGAATATTCCGTATTAGGTTGGAATCATCCAGGTTTCGGTAGCAGCACT GGTCTACCGTATCCGCTCCAAGAAGAGAATGCTATCGATTGTGTAATGCGTTTTGCAATCGATCGCTTAAAGTTCTCTGAGGAGCAAATAATCCTTTATGGTTGGAGCATCGGTGGATATACCGCTACTTGGGCTGCTATGAACTATCCTTCTATTCAAAGTCTA GTATTAGATGCTACGTTCGACGACATACTTCCATTAGCTACCACGGTGATGTCCTCGTCGTTAGAAGGTTTGGTGCGGAATATTATCAgagattatttcaatttaaatatcgcaGAACAGTTAAATAg GTATAATGGCCCTATATTACTTATACGAAGAACAGAGGACGAAGTAGTGTGTGTACCTAGTAACACTTTAGCTGGAAATCGCGGTAACATGTTGCTCAACAAACTTTTGTTGAGACGTTATCCACATCTTTTCTTGGAATCTCCAGAATGCGGCGCATTTTTAACAAGACTTTTGTCTGCTGATGTTTCTACTAAAA aATCGATAATCGAAACAGTAAATGTCGACGAACAGCGATGCTTAGAATTAATTGCAAAGGacatagaaaaaaatggtGGTACTATATATTATCCTTCAACTCTCGGACAAAACTGTGATTCTAAAATGAAACAACAGCTTATTCTGTTTCTC gTGACAATGTATATGAAAGATCAACCATCTACGCACTGTGCACCACTAGCAACGGATTTATTTAATCCAGGTTGGAATCCGGCGTCCACGGTGTCcattaaacaatga
- the LOC128885061 gene encoding ran GTPase-activating protein 1 gives MTSFNLSGLGDQLKEVAQHSSSGTGVSFANKSLKLDSEEDALEVVKAIRECTNLEYLDLEGNTLGPLAAKVVAEALEEHGSALKRALWKDMFTGRLKTEIPKSIEYLGNALCSAGTRLVELDLSDNAFGPIGVEGLANFLTSSSCYTLRVLRLNNNGLGISGGQILAKALSNCYDYSFKAGTPLALRVFVAGRNRLENEGAIALASVFQKLTSLEEVVMPQNGIYYQGITALANGLSANPGLKILNLNDNTIGPKGAQALANALPNFRDLEQLNLGDCLLKTGGGMILAEALGIEGNHPSLVELNLSYNEIHTKAANCIATAMADKMHLEQLLLDGNFFGSEGRAILQKILTDSDRIDSLGTLSDDFGDEEDEEDEEDAEDEVEDKVEDTEGEINENEDEIEDNDNENPGSIMLSKVTVEQFLKSPTDEKLLLLQGDVVQDFVDHAKNLSEDAGTSSEVKFVEELTKIIMKVSEKCDSGYIDVRIRAQNLTDGLYLNLCTFVTENDQTSVWNNALLVNLGLIKSEDKRNRNITWNLVGCFKALEKVVQEDYFLTETRNTLKIFLEKPAKNNRTKVIDSCQDSKNSLKAVLNRIQSA, from the exons ATgacttcgtttaatttaagtGGGCTCGGAGATCAGTTAAAAGAAGTTGCGCAGCATTCTTCTTCTGGTACCGGTGTATCCTTTGCGAACAAATCACTGAAACTCGATTCCGAAGAAGAcg CGTTGGAAGTAGTTAAAGCGATAAGAGAATGTACCAATTTGGAGTACTTGGATTTGGAAGGAAATACTTTAGGGCCACTTGCTGCCAAGGTTGTGGCAGAAGCATTGGAAGAACATGGTTCTGCATTGAAACGTGCCCTGTGGAAAGATATGTTCACCGGTCGtttaaaaactgaaatacCAAAATCAATAGAGTATCTTGGAAACGCTTTATGCTCTGCTGGCACTCGGCTTGTCGAACTCGACTTGAGCGACAACGCTTTTGGCCCAATTGGCGTGGAAGGATTGGCCAATTTCTTAACCTCCAGTTCTTGTTACACTCTTCGTGTATTAAGATTGAATAACAATGGACTTGGAATATCCGGTGGTCAGATATTGGCAAAAGCATTATCAAATTGTTACGATTATAGTTTCAAAGCAG GTACACCTTTAGCTTTAAGGGTGTTTGTTGCGGGAAGAAATAGACTGGAAAACGAGGGTGCGATAGCATTGGCATCTGTTTTCCAGAAATTAACTAGTTTAGAAGAAGTTGTTATGCCCCAAAATGGTATATATTATCAAGGCATAACAGCACTTGCTAATGGGTTGTCTGCCAACCCtggattgaaaattttaaatcttaaTGATAATACAATCGGGCCTAAAGGAGCTCAAGCTCTCGCCAATGCGTTACCAAATTTCCGAGATTTAGAACAACTGAATCTTGGGGATTGTCTTCTTAAAACGGGAGGTGGCATGATTTTGGCAGAAGCGTTAGGGATAGAAGGTAATCATCCTTCGCTAGTGGAACTTAATTTGAGTTACAATGAAATCCACACGAAAGCCGCCAATTGCATAGCTACCGCGATGGCTGATAAAATGCACCTAGAACAGTTACTATTAGATGGAAACTTTTTCGGGAGCGAAGGTCGTGCCATTTTGCAGAAAATACTCACAGATTCCGACAGGATTGATTCGTTGGGTACGTTAAGCGATGACTTCGGAGATGAGGAGGATgaggaagatgaagaagacGCAGAAGATGAGGTAGAAGACAAGGTGGAGGATACTGAAggtgaaattaacgaaaatgaaGATGAAATCGAAGATAATGACAATGAAAACCCCGGCAGTATTATGCTGTCAAAAGTAACAGTTGAACAGTTCTTAAAATCACCCACAGACGAAAAGTTATTATTACTACAAGGCGATGTTGTACAAGATTTTGTAGATCATGCCaaa AATTTATCAGAAGATGCTGGCACATCTTCGGAAGTGAAATTCGTAGAAGaattgacaaaaataattatgaaagtgtCAGAAAAATGTGACAGTGGTTACATAGATGTAAGAATAAGAGCTCAAAACCTTACAGatggtttatatttgaatttatgtaCTTTTGTAACGGAAAATGATCAGACTTCAGTTTGGAATAATGCTCTTTTAGTCAATTTAGgtttaataaaa AGTGAAGATAAACGCAATAGAAACATTACTTGGAATTTGGTAGGCTGTTTTAAAGCGttagaaaaagttgttcaagaAGATTATTTCTTAACAGAAACACGGAACACGTTAAAAATCTTCTTAGAAAAACCAGCAAAAAATAACAGAACAAAAGTTATAGATTCGTGTCAGGATTCGAAAAATTCTCTTAAGGCTGTTTTAAATCGGATACAAAgtgcataa